The genomic segment TGACACGCGAACGAAGTCCTGCGGTCCGCAGGCCAGGCGGAAGCGATAACGGTGCGTGATTCCCTGACCGCGCTCGCGGGCGCCGTCGTGCTGGTTCTCGTGGCGGCCCTTGCGGTGCCGCCGTTCATCGACTGGTCGGCTCATCGCGCGCTGATCGACCGCACGTTGAGCGACTCCCTCGGAGCCGGTGCCCGCAGCGAGGGCACCATCGACCTGCGCCTGCTGCCCTCGCCGCACCTTCGCCTCGCGCGCCTCCGGCTCGGCGCCGAGGACGGGCCGGCCCTCGACGCGCAGGCGGTCGATGCGGAGATCGCGCTGGCCCCCCTGCTCAAAGGCGAGGTCCGCTTCGTCCAGACCTCGGTCGAGCGCGCCGGGCTTACCCTGCCGGTCTCCGACGAAGCGCTGCTGCTGCCGCGCGAACCGCAGACGCTGCGCCGCGACATCGTCATCGACGACCTGCGCATCCGGCGCCTCACGGTCGCCACTCTGCGGACGGGCGAGGCGCCGCAGGAGCAGTTCGCGGCCGAGAACCTGCGCCTCAGGGCGCCGGCGCTGGCCGGACCCTGGCTTGCGGAGGGGGACGGCGAAGGGAAGCCCGTTCCACCTCGCCACCAGCGTGGCCGGCAGCGACGGCAGCCTCTCGCTGAAGCTGACCGGCGGCGGCGACACCATGCCCCGCCTGGAACTCGATGCCCGCATCACCCTCAAGCCCGAGGACGCACCGGATGCGGACCGGGTGCGCCGCGGCCTCGTGCCGGAGGCGGAGGGCACCGCGCGGCTCACCGTCGGGCCGCCGGTGCAGCCGGCGGGCGCCGTCCTACCGCTCACCCTTGCGGCGAAGTTCGCATCGCGCGGTCCCCTGGTGCAGGCCAAGACCGTCGAGCTCGAACTCGACCCCGGCGGCAAGGCCGCCCGCCTGTCGGGCAATGGCCGCCTCGACCTGCGCGAGGCCCGCCTCGGCCTGACGCTACGGACCCGCCGCCTCGACCTCGACGGGCTGCTGCTCTCCGGCGGTGCCCGCGGGCTGCTGGTGCAGGGGCTGACATCGGGCGCCCTGACGCCGCCGCTGCTGCTCGATCTCGATCTGTCCGCCGAGAGCGTCGCGCTCGGCCTCGACGACTGGGCCGATGTCGGGTTTCGCGGAACCTTCGATCGCACGGGCGGGCTCGTGCTGCGCCGCTTCGAGGGCAGGGCGCCAGGGGGCCGCGACCGTCGCGGCGACCGGCGAGGCCGAGCTGTCGGGCTCGCCGCGCTTCACCGGGCATATCGACGTCGCGACACGCAACTCGGAGGCACTGGGGCGCTATCTAGGCCGGATCGGCGCCGAGGAGAGCGTGACGGCTATTCTCGACGGACGCGCTTTCGAGATCGGCACGGACCTCTCTGCGGCCGGCACTGACCTCTCCCTGCGCAACCTGCGCCTCGCACTGGGTGAAGCCCGCGTCACCGGCAATGCCCGCTACCTGCGGGCCGATGCGAACGGGCGCGGTCGGCTCGACGCGCAGCTCTCGGCCACCGGCATCGACATCGCCGAGTTGCCCCCGCTCGGTGAGCTGATGTCGGGCCTTCATCGGCACGATCTCGGCCTGACGCTGAAGGCGCGCGACGTGCGCTACGGACCCGCCGGCGCCCATTCCGGCAACGGCACCATCGCGGTGAGCTTGCAATCGGACGGCGCCAGCCTCGTCGTCGATACGCTCGACATTGCCGACCTCGCGGGCGCGAGTGCCCAGCTCGCCGGGCGGATCGCGCCTGATGGCTCGGGCCGCATCGAGGGCCGGGTGACGGCCGGCAAGGCGGCGCCGCTGCTGGCCCTGCTGGAACGCGGCTTCCTGCCCGAGGCCCGCTTCGTGCCGCAGAGTGTGCGCCAGAGCGGGCTGGCGCTCGATCTGACCCTGGAACGGGAATCGGGCGAGGCGGATGCCTTGCGCGCATCCGCGAAAGGCAAGGCGGGCGAAGGCGATCTCGGCCTCGCGCTGCTCACCCGCTCCGGCCGGATCGACCGCCTCGACGCCACGCTGACGACGCAGAAGACCGGCCGCTGGTTCGGCCGCGACGACATCGCCGCCCTGCGCCAGCCGGGGCGCCTGCGGCTGACCGGCGCCCGGCCCGTCGCCGAGGCCGGCCAGCAGAGCACGCCGCCGCTCGCGCTCGGCATCGAAGGCGATCTGGCCGGCCTCACGGTCTCGACGTTGCACCCGATCCTGCTCGACGCCCTCGACCGCCCTCCGGCCGGTGGCACGCTGCGGCTGGCGGCCCCCGACCTTGCCCCCTTCCTGATCCTTGCCGGCAGTGCCGCCCCGGCGGCCGGGCCGTTGCCCGCGTCGCTCACACTGGTCCTGTCGCGCCGGAACGCCGCACTGCACGCCGACGTCACGGGGCAGGTGGCGGGGACCGACCTCACCGCCGCCCTCGACCGCGCCCCGGACGGTGCGCTCACCGGCACCGCGACGCTCGCCCGCCTGTCCCTGCCGGCACTGGTTGCGGCGACGGTGTTGCCCACCGACACCAGCGGGCGCTTCGGCCCGGTGCCGGCGCAGCCGCAGGTCAACCTCGGCCTCACGATCGGCCAGCTCGATCTTGGCCGGGGGCTCGTGGCCGACAGCGCAAGCCTGACGCTGGTGCGCGAGGGCGACGCGCTGAGCCTGCGCGACCTCTCGGCCGGTCTCGCCGGAGGGCGGCTCGGTGGCAGCATCACCCTGGCCCGGCCGGCAGGCACCGCCGCGGTGTCGGGCGAGGGCAGCGTCGAGGGCGCCGATCTCACCGGCCTGATCGGGGCAGGACCGGTCACGGGCCGACTTTCGGCGGCCCTGCGGTTCGGCGCCACGGGCGTGAGCCTTTCCGCCCTGGCGAACGACCTCTCGGGCAATGGCGAGATCCGGCTCACCGACCTCGCGCTTCCCGGTGCCGACGCGGGCGCCGTGGACCGGGCGCTCAGCAAGGCGCTCGCCGAGGACGATCCCTTGCGCGAGGGTCGGCTCCAGGCGCTCGTGTCGGAAGAGCTATCCGCCGGTCCGCTCCGGGCCAAGGGACCGGTTTCGGCCGCCTTCACCCTCTCCGCTGGCACCCTGCGCACGGCGCCGTTCGGCATCGATCTCAGCCCGGCGCGCTGGAACGGCACGCTTCAGGTCGATCTGAGCAACCGCATGCTCGACGCCCGCGGCGCCCTGACGGCGGCGGCCGGGCCGAAGGGCTGGACCGGGGCGGCGCCCTCGATCCAGCTCGGGTTCGGCGGTCCGCTGAGCGCGCCCGAGCGGCGGCTCGACGCGGCGCCTCTGACCACCGGCCTCGCCGCCCTCGTGCTCCAGCGCGAGCTCGAGAAGATCGAGCTGTTCGACGCCGACCAGAGCGAGCGCCAGCGCCGCCGCGCCCGCATCGAGATGGACCGCGCCCGCCTTGCGGCCGAGGAGGCGGCCCGACAGGCCCGGCTCAAAGCGCAGCAGGCCGCCGAGGAGGCGGCGCGGCAAGCCCGTCAGCGCGAGGCGGAGGAGGCCACCCGCCGGGCCCGGATTGAAGCTGAACCGGCACCCGCCCCGGCGACGCAGCCGCTTGACATCAGCCCGCCGAGCGCGAGGCCGTAACAGCCGGCGCAGGGCGATCACGGACCGCCGATTTCGTGAGTGACGGAATCGGCCTGTCGGACGACAGAGAGAGAGTGCTACTCTCCTCTATGACCGATGGCCCGATGTCTGCTCCGCGCTTTCAGGCCGCCTACGCCCCGGATGATGCCGCTTTGGCGGAGGCATTGCTGCGTGAGGCGCCCCCCTGCCGGCGGCCACGGAGGCGGCGGTCGATCGGCTCGCATCCGACCTGATCGGCGCAATCCGCGCGGATGCCGGCCACGGCGCCGTCGAGGCGCTGCTGCGGGAATATGCACTGACGACCCGCGAGGGTCTCGCCCTCATGAGTCTCGCCGAGGCGCTGCTGCGCGTGCCCGATGCGGCCACCGCCGACCGGTTGATCGCCGACAAGCTGCGCGAGGGCGATTTTGTCCATCATGCGGTGCGTTCGGAGAGCGGCCTTGCCCATGCCGCCTCCTGGGCGCTCGGCCTCGGCGCCCGGCTCGTGGGCCCGCAGGACACGCCCGAGGCGACGCTGGGCAGCATGGTCCGCCGCCTCGGCCGCCCGGCGGTACGCGCAGCGGCCCACCGGGCGATGCGGGTGATGGGCGGGCAATTCGTGTTGGCCGAAGAGATCGGCGCGGCGCTCAAGCGGGCCGGCTCGGGCGCCGCCCGCCGTTCCCGCTTCTCCTTCGACATGCTCGGCGAGGGCGCCCGCACGGCGGATGACGCCGAGAGCTACCGCCAAGCCTATGCCCGCGCCATCGCCCGGATCGGGCGAGAAGCCGGCAACGCGCCGCTTCCGGCCCGGCCAGGCATCTCGGTCAAGCTCTCGGCGCTGCATCCGCGCTACACCCCGACGCAAGGGGCGCGGGTGATGGCCGAACTGGTGCCGGTGGTGCGCGACCTCGCCCGCGACGCCCGCGCGCACGACCTCAACTTCACCCTCGACGCCGAGGAGGCGGAGCGGCTCGAACTCTCCCCTCGACGTGTTCGAGGCCGTGCTGGCCGATCCGGCTTTGGCCGGCTGGGACGGGTTCGGCCTCGCGATCCAGGCCTATTCGAAGCGCTGCCTTCCCGTGATCGATTACGTCGCAGAACTCGCCGAGCGGCATGACCGGCGGCTGATGGTGCGCCTCGTCAAGGGCGCCTACTGGGACACGGAAGTGAAGCTCGCCCAAACGCAAGGGGCGGCCGACTACCCCGTCTTCACCCGCAAGGCGATGACGGACCTGAACTATCTGGCCGCCGCCCGGCGGTTGCTGGGGCTGCGTCCGCGCCTCTACCCGCAATTCGCCACCCACAACGCGCAGACCGTGGCGAGCGTGCTCGGTCTGGCCGGGCTGCTCGATCGTCCCGCGGACGAGGAGGCCGGCTTCGAGTTCCAGCGCCTGCACGGCATGGGCGAGGCGCTTTACCAGCGGCTCGCCGAACGGGCGCCGGGCGTCGGCCAGCGGGTCTACGCGCCCGTCGGCGGCCATCGCGAGCTGCTCGCCTATCTCGTCCGCCGGCTGCTGGAGAACGGGGCAAACTCCTCGTTCGTGGCCCGCGCCGCCGATCCCTCGGTGCCGGCGGCCGAACTGCTGGCCCGGCCTCAGTCCCTGGTGGAGGCGCCTTCGCAGGCCCGGCACCCCAAGATCCCGCTGCCCCGCGACCTGTTCGGACCTGAGCGCCGCAATTCTCCGGGGCTCGCCTTCGGCGACGGCGCGGCGCTGCGACGGTGGACCGATGCCGTCGCGCGGGCCGCCGGCCCCGCCGACGCCGCGCCGATCATCGACGGCAGCGTCCAGCTCGGCCGCGCCCGCCCGGTGAACAGCCCCATCGATGGCGCGGCCCTCGGAAGCGTCATCGAGGCGGACCCCGCTACGGCCGCGCTCGCCATGGAGGCGGCCGCGGGCGGCTTCCCCGCCTGGGCCGCGACGCCCGCCCGCGAGCGTGCTGCCTGCCTGGAACGGGCGGCCGACGCCTTCGTGCGCGAGCAAGGCCGGCTGCTGCACCTGCTGCAAGCCGAGGCCGGCAAGACCCTCGACGACGCGGTGGCCGAGTGGCGCGAGGCGATCGACTTCCTGCGCTACTACGCGGCGCAGGGGCGGGATCTGTTCGGCGAACCGCAGGACCTGCCTGGCCCGGCGGGCGAGGCCAACAGCCTGCGCCTTGTCGGCCGGGGCCTGTTCGTCGCCGTCTCACCCTGGAATTTCCCGCTCGCGATCTTCACGGGGCAGGTGGCTGCGGCGCTGATGGCCGGCAACGCCGTCGTCGCCAAGCCCGCGCCGCAGACGCCGCTGGTGGCGGACCTTGCCGTGCGCCTGCTCCACACGGCCGGCATTCCGGGCAGCGCCCTTCACCTCGTTCCCGGCGGACCGGAGACCGGCGCCACGCTGATCGAACATCCGGCCCTGTCCGGCGTCGTCTTCACCGGCTCGACAGCGACGGCGCAGCGGATCAACCGGGCGCTCGCTGCCCGCGACGGCGCGATCCTGCCGCTGATCGCCGAGACCGGCGGCATCAACGCGATGATCGTCGACGCCACGGCGCTTCCCGAGCAGGTGGCCGACGACGTGGTGGTCTCGGCCTTCCGCTCCGCCGGCCAGCGCTGCTCGGCCCTGCGCCTGCTCCTTGTGCAGGAGGATGTCGCCGACCGGATGATTGCGGCAGTGGCCGGTGCGGCGCGGGAGCTGACGGTCGGCGACCCCCGCGAGCTGGCCACCGATCTCGGTCCGGTGATCGACGCGGGCGCCAAGCAACGGCTCGACGCGCATATCGCGGCCATGACCGCCTCGGCGCGGCTGCACTATGCGGGTGCGGCGCTGGGCGGCCTCACCGTGGCACCTCATATCTTTGAAATCGGCGGCGTCGCCGACCTGCGGGAGGAGGTGTTCGGGCCTATCCTCCATG from the Methylorubrum extorquens genome contains:
- a CDS encoding protein of unknown function (Evidence 5 : Unknown function) produces the protein MVSPPPVSFSERLPSLPATLVARWNGLPFAVPLRKPGSGQRRRPEAQVLGRELLLRRLARPQSGDREAPDAQVVDDDVAAQRLRFARQQQRFVGDRQGKPGALDRGLDEADLAFEQGGQRDLRIDRLRVEGRPVLGAEPEAREAKVRRGQQAQVDGALAAGTGSEGVAQRAVDQRAMSRPVDERRHRKGRHENQHDGARERGQGITHRYRFRLACGPQDFVRVSHAFEGPMPFERRETRVPAAIAQAAAGPHLTLKLSPSVSGGCRRTARPAAER
- a CDS encoding protein of unknown function (Evidence 5 : Unknown function); its protein translation is MRDSLTALAGAVVLVLVAALAVPPFIDWSAHRALIDRTLSDSLGAGARSEGTIDLRLLPSPHLRLARLRLGAEDGPALDAQAVDAEIALAPLLKGEVRFVQTSVERAGLTLPVSDEALLLPREPQTLRRDIVIDDLRIRRLTVATLRTGEAPQEQFAAENLRLRAPALAGPWLAEGDGEGKPVPPRHQRGRQRRQPLAEADRRRRHHAPPGTRCPHHPQARGRTGCGPGAPRPRAGGGGHRAAHRRAAGAAGGRRPTAHPCGEVRIARSPGAGQDRRARTRPRRQGRPPVGQWPPRPARGPPRPDATDPPPRPRRAAALRRCPRAAGAGADIGRPDAAAAARSRSVRRERRARPRRLGRCRVSRNLRSHGRARAAPLRGQGARGPRPSRRPARPSCRARRASPGISTSRHATRRHWGAI
- a CDS encoding protein of unknown function (Evidence 5 : Unknown function), which codes for MAGSDGSLSLKLTGGGDTMPRLELDARITLKPEDAPDADRVRRGLVPEAEGTARLTVGPPVQPAGAVLPLTLAAKFASRGPLVQAKTVELELDPGGKAARLSGNGRLDLREARLGLTLRTRRLDLDGLLLSGGARGLLVQGLTSGALTPPLLLDLDLSAESVALGLDDWADVGFRGTFDRTGGLVLRRFEGRAPGGRDRRGDRRGRAVGLAALHRAYRRRDTQLGGTGALSRPDRRRGERDGYSRRTRFRDRHGPLCGRH
- a CDS encoding conserved protein of unknown function (Evidence 4 : Unknown function but conserved in other organisms), whose protein sequence is MSGFAEPSIARAGSCCAASRAGRQGAATVAATGEAELSGSPRFTGHIDVATRNSEALGRYLGRIGAEESVTAILDGRAFEIGTDLSAAGTDLSLRNLRLALGEARVTGNARYLRADANGRGRLDAQLSATGIDIAELPPLGELMSGLHRHDLGLTLKARDVRYGPAGAHSGNGTIAVSLQSDGASLVVDTLDIADLAGASAQLAGRIAPDGSGRIEGRVTAGKAAPLLALLERGFLPEARFVPQSVRQSGLALDLTLERESGEADALRASAKGKAGEGDLGLALLTRSGRIDRLDATLTTQKTGRWFGRDDIAALRQPGRLRLTGARPVAEAGQQSTPPLALGIEGDLAGLTVSTLHPILLDALDRPPAGGTLRLAAPDLAPFLILAGSAAPAAGPLPASLTLVLSRRNAALHADVTGQVAGTDLTAALDRAPDGALTGTATLARLSLPALVAATVLPTDTSGRFGPVPAQPQVNLGLTIGQLDLGRGLVADSASLTLVREGDALSLRDLSAGLAGGRLGGSITLARPAGTAAVSGEGSVEGADLTGLIGAGPVTGRLSAALRFGATGVSLSALANDLSGNGEIRLTDLALPGADAGAVDRALSKALAEDDPLREGRLQALVSEELSAGPLRAKGPVSAAFTLSAGTLRTAPFGIDLSPARWNGTLQVDLSNRMLDARGALTAAAGPKGWTGAAPSIQLGFGGPLSAPERRLDAAPLTTGLAALVLQRELEKIELFDADQSERQRRRARIEMDRARLAAEEAARQARLKAQQAAEEAARQARQREAEEATRRARIEAEPAPAPATQPLDISPPSARP
- a CDS encoding protein of unknown function (Evidence 5 : Unknown function) translates to MSDGIGLSDDRERVLLSSMTDGPMSAPRFQAAYAPDDAALAEALLREAPPCRRPRRRRSIGSHPT